The Rutidosis leptorrhynchoides isolate AG116_Rl617_1_P2 unplaced genomic scaffold, CSIRO_AGI_Rlap_v1 contig10, whole genome shotgun sequence genome contains a region encoding:
- the LOC139880965 gene encoding uncharacterized protein, producing the protein MVVKMMRWRPWPPLAARKYEVKLILKRLEGLDLVREGAASQSGGAADKLAVEIRWKGQKLALSSLRRATVKRNFTKEVEVVVDDEHKNGVVFLEDEEFRSVCTLSSYKENVFHPWEISFSIFNGFNQGMKKQALVIGTASLNLAEFASATEQEGFELSIPLTLSAGTSVAADLLPSLCMSLSLLELRTAQESTETVPRTLVPESSPPQAAENVSNEKDELSAIKAGLRKVKIFTEYVSTRRTKKPCREEDGSEGRCSARSDD; encoded by the exons ATGGTGGTAAAGATGATGAGGTGGCGGCCATGGCCGCCGTTGGCGGCGAGGAAGTACGAGGTGAAGCTGATTTTGAAGAGGCTCGAAGGGTTGGATCTAGTGCGTGAGGGTGCAGCGTCGCAATCAGGTGGCGCTGCTGATAAATTGGCGGTTGAGATTCGCTGGAAAGGTCAAAAGCTGGCCCTTAGCTCTCTTAGGAGGGCCACCGTGAAGAGGAACTTCACTAAGGAAGTGGAGGTTGTTGttgatgatgaacacaaaaacggtGTCGTATTCCTTGAGGATGAGGAGTTTCGCAGTGTTTGTACGCTCTCTTCTTATAAAGAGAATGTATTTCATCCTTGGGAGATCAGTTTCTCTATATTCAAT GGATTCAACCAAGGGATGAAGAAACAGGCTCTGGTCATTGGAACTGCATCACTGAATCTTGCAGAATTTGCTTCTGCAACTGAGCAAGAAGGATTTGAGTTAAGTATCCCTCTCACACTCTCTGCAGGTACTTCTGTTGCAGCTGATTTGCTTCCCTCTCTCTGT ATGTCACTCAGCTTGTTGGAGTTGAGAACTGCACAGGAAAGCACCGAGACAGTGCCAAGAACACTAGTGCCTGAATCATCCCCTCCTCAAGCAGCAGAAAATGTCTCAAATGAGAAGGATGAGCTTTCTGCAATCAAAGCTGGTTTGCGGAAAGTGAAGATTTTCACTGAATATGTGTCTACTCGGCGAACAAAGAAACCTTGCCGTGAAGAAGATGGCAGCGAGGGTCGATGCTCTGCTAGGAGCGATGACG